The genomic stretch tatataataatgaaACTGTTTTGTCCATATACCTTTAAACAATTGAgtatattttatttccttttgtCATCACACAAAAGGTTTGTGTATCTTTGTATTAAGGTAGAGAAAGAGAATTGCTAAATTCAAGTGCCTGAATTTTAGCTTTCTTTTACGCAATGACTATATTGCATATATTTTGTGTTAAAGTTATAGGTTTAGTTCATTCGATTTCTATAGTCATAATATGCAATTTTCATATATGAAAACCCCGCTAGACGCCACAATCTGCAATTTTCATTCGATTTCTATATTCGAGAATGAAAACCCCGCTAGACGCCATAATCTGCAATTTTCATGCATATTCGATAATGAAAACCCCACTAGACAAAATCACCTATACTATATTGGTACAAAGACAATTAACAATATACAGTTGTTTCTATAGTTAGATAAGAACACAAAATTTAATATATTATGATATAAAAACAATTAAGAAATTATAAACAGTCAATCTACTACCAGCTCTAAGTACTGCTCAGCACGAGCATCCGTACGTATGTGCTGTTTCTCacgttaggtcttgtttagtttgcgaaaagaaaagcttttgaataatatagtatatttgtaactataataattaatgactaatcataaactaattaggtttaaacaATTCATTTCGCAAAATACatataaattatgcaattagttattttaaaTCTATGCTCCACGTATGTGttcaaacatttgatgtgatggaataaaaaaattttagatggGAAACAAAGCCTACGACAGCCGTCCACATGCCGTCCGTGGCTCCGACCCTGCACCAGCTTTTCTCTAGCACCACATAACGCACCAGTTCGTATTTGCTTGTTGACCGTATGTGGATGTACTCCTGAGAATCGGTGTAACACGTAGGCCTTTGTAAACTTCCATCATGTCAGTATCTTTCGTTGCTATATAGTCTGTACATCATGATTTTGCAGCTTCGACGGTAGTCTGAATCAAATAACTGTACACAGTTGGAAGGCATTTGGTGCACAGACTAGCTTCCCTTCTGTCTTCTCTCTTATCTGATATGTGTTCCCGAACATCTGTTTTCCCGTTTGGCTAATGGAAATGGGGGCTCACATATATGAGCatgccttgagcttgatagttgAGTATTTTACTAGACTCTGTAATGTTTCGGTTCCTGTTGCCCATGTTGTCAAATTAGCCTCTTTGTTTTcttaattaggccttgtttagatgcgaaaagattttggattttcgctactgtagcactttcgtttgtttgtgacaaatattgtccaatcatggagtaactaggatcaaaagattcgtctcgcgattttacagttaaactgtgcaattagttttaatttttgtctatatttaatgctttatgcatgtgtcgaaagattcgatgtgacaaggaatcttgaaaactttttggtttttaggttgaactaaacaaggccttagtttgaaATTATAATCGTTTTAGCTCATCTACTGTCTGACTCCAGAAAATAGTAGGGTCGCTTCCAGGAACTGtttgtggacttagagtctaaataagacttggagtcttatttttttgcctctttcttcaataaatatactgTCACATCAGTAAAAataacataaataatatgtaattaatggttttggactctgtgatagagtcttgcatttccGACTTTGCCCATGCATTGCTCGGCATGGCATGGGTGCCTAATAGTGCCAGTGGGAGCACAAAGTTTAGCTACGGTGTCAAATTTTGATTGCAAACTTTGCTCGGCTGCATTGAACAGCTCCCACCGTCAGAAGTGGCTTTGCATACAACACATTTCACAGGCTCAGTTACTCTGCTTTACAGCAGTATAAATGGTGCTACAATGCATTTGATACAACTGTGCGATACACCAATCTCTACCCTCCTGATTCACAGCCCTGTAACTTTAAGGAATCGTCTAGTGTACACACACAATCATACTACGCCGCCACTGAGCCCCGAAATATCGATATACCACCCTAAAAAGTCTGCAGGTAAATCAATCAATCAGGTGTTCATGGCTAATAATAATAACACACACGGCACATACTGAACCTCGGGGGTCTGCTCATGCTGTCCCGTTGCGCTTGTCCTTCCTCCACTCCCATGGTTTCTGTGGCTTCGACGACGCCCACAAGCCCTTCCGCCCAGTCTGTGCTTGTTTCTCCCACTGTTGGTTATAAAGAGGAGAAGGGCATTTCTTTTTTCAGATATTATGCATTGGACCATTGTCTCGGAAAAGTTCACAAGGTTGCATGATCTTTTTCACTCAAGTGATCGACATAGCTTTACCTTGGCCAGCTCTGGGCGTTGATCATAGGCGGTGTAGTGCCAGGCAAAACCTTTCTTCAGCATTTGCTCCTGTGCATAGAAAGCAAGTTGGACAACCCCATATTAGTGAAAGGAGTGTTAGGCGTTCAGGATAGACTAATTGTTTGTTACAGTGCATTGCAGATGCTGTCAGAGCTCAAACATTTTTTACATTTTTTATGCCAAATGCAGAGGTCTTTAGTTTTGCATCTACTCTGTGCAACAAACATCTAAACTTTTCATGACCCTAAGACAAGAAAAAGGATCCCTCATCTTTCTCGAAAAAAAGCAAACATAAAAAGAAATGATGAATAATCCCCGCCTAATGTGTCACGCTACTTTATTTGTAAGTGGCTTTCATGTTGTAGTCAAAAGGCAATTCTCAAGAAGGCACATGCAAGCGAGTGCAGTAATCCTACCTGCACAAATACGCCGTCGCAGTAGATGTCTCCGACGCATCTACCATACCGGTCCTCGTCGTACACGTAGACCTTCAAGCTCTTCCCCTGGACAAGTTTGAGCAGCGCCTCTTTGGCCTCCTTGCCATACGGCATCGCGCTCTCGGGCGCATCGATCCCCCTGCACATCCACATTCAACCCTCACTGCTTCAGGATTGATCTGATTGTAGAGGAATCAAGGCACACATGCAGCTCCCTGTCATTGGTAAATAAAACAGCAAGCTTGGCACAAACCTCAGCCTGATCCTGTACTTCTTCGCTAGCACCTCCTCGCCTCTCGCGTTAGGAACCGGCCTGCATCGCATCGCGCAAAGATTCAGAAACAGAACCGTCACAGCAGCCTCAACCAAATGTTTTGAGGTGTTCTGCCGAAAACACGAGAAGAGTGAAGCCAAGTCAAGTTTCAGAGGTCAGTAACGTAGTGATCGATCACCTGTATCCTGCGTCGACTATGATCTTCTGCAGCGCGTCGGCCTTCTGGTAGTTCTTGGCGGCCCGCGCCTTGGCCCGCTCCGCCGCAGCCTTCTGCACCTCGCGGGGCACGCTGCCGGCCTCCCGGGGGTCCGCCGTGTCGACGTACACGTTGACGGTGTCGCCGTCGGCCACAGACTTGGGATCAATCTGACAAACCAGCAAAGAACACT from Sorghum bicolor cultivar BTx623 chromosome 3, Sorghum_bicolor_NCBIv3, whole genome shotgun sequence encodes the following:
- the LOC8078504 gene encoding probable staphylococcal-like nuclease CAN1, which encodes MWNSIYRFLCGLCAPSSSEHGLHGAHPVAALGRDILSFQSTSQVPDELSRHVVSSKKAQANWYKKLLVAWKKARPPPKTPEEAAAFVVQTLKNHQKADVEGLLSFYGLPHPNAAAGTPAAPPPPKKPQGAKFELHTLPIDPKSVADGDTVNVYVDTADPREAGSVPREVQKAAAERAKARAAKNYQKADALQKIIVDAGYRPVPNARGEEVLAKKYRIRLRGIDAPESAMPYGKEAKEALLKLVQGKSLKVYVYDEDRYGRCVGDIYCDGVFVQEQMLKKGFAWHYTAYDQRPELAKWEKQAQTGRKGLWASSKPQKPWEWRKDKRNGTA